A part of Leptospiraceae bacterium genomic DNA contains:
- a CDS encoding alginate export family protein, which translates to MLNKIILISLSFFLLLPFTGLISQETKEVKKTSKETNENPTKSVSETSQTLPSSEAKEAEPEVTKKSTETISPVETKDTTPTSSAKEAVNIVLPEDYKSDQKGNMNIDHLRSIFVTPEQMGALRKSRMFWIDDKLKIGFHIRPRFESRQNADFNRNTDDYSSFTGQNTQLWFILDPSPYFSAKITIQDARLWGGNQNPTTGGDSRYALSNNSGREITPATTTTPTVQRTSTDIREAYILLKKNEKLPFDIQIGRQIFAYGDLKLLGPLNWLNNGFSFDGIRFKHESKYFSSHVFGSTLAEQHDAPGGLLTTNSRRRGSIDDAYFTGIYNTIKPWEHFWIDLYAFGLHKKWIPATTPAYPLPNAQITTEDRQKQRDNMLTTGFRITNRTNNNTLPKGKFWDWTIESAFQTGKNGEIINASWDYAQVTYDTKRVYKERVRYDSKFISAESGFLVLPSLRLGLGYTYASGDSNRNDGVSSTWNPLFPQIAGTLPYWNVMNGQSTMVGFQNVKSYSIRANYKTEKYGTFILAAYDILKAKSQDAWYNAAGGSVTNGSSENFGNERFKYNANAHLGKRLFYQYDITWVYNYGEHVSIWSGFSLIQAQDAVRNIRQVGEASRYNFEPTSRYFYFMVSAVL; encoded by the coding sequence ATGTTAAATAAAATAATACTCATTAGCCTCAGTTTTTTTTTACTTCTTCCGTTTACTGGGCTTATATCTCAGGAAACAAAAGAAGTAAAAAAAACTTCCAAAGAGACGAATGAAAATCCAACAAAGTCAGTTTCAGAGACATCTCAAACTTTACCAAGTTCAGAAGCAAAGGAAGCAGAGCCTGAAGTCACCAAAAAATCGACAGAAACAATCTCTCCTGTAGAAACAAAAGATACCACACCCACTTCTTCTGCAAAAGAAGCGGTTAATATTGTTTTACCGGAAGATTATAAGAGCGACCAGAAAGGAAATATGAATATTGATCATCTTCGTTCAATATTCGTTACACCAGAGCAAATGGGAGCACTTCGCAAAAGTCGGATGTTTTGGATTGATGATAAGTTGAAAATAGGATTTCACATTCGTCCGAGATTTGAATCTAGACAGAATGCGGATTTCAATAGAAATACAGATGATTATTCAAGTTTCACAGGTCAAAATACACAACTTTGGTTTATTCTTGATCCATCTCCATATTTCTCGGCTAAAATTACAATTCAAGATGCGCGTCTTTGGGGTGGAAACCAAAATCCAACAACAGGAGGAGATTCCAGATATGCACTTTCAAATAATTCTGGAAGAGAAATTACTCCAGCTACTACAACGACACCAACTGTACAACGAACAAGCACTGATATTCGAGAAGCCTATATTTTACTAAAAAAAAATGAGAAACTTCCATTCGATATCCAAATCGGAAGACAGATTTTTGCATATGGAGATTTAAAATTACTCGGTCCACTGAATTGGTTAAACAATGGATTTTCTTTTGATGGAATTCGCTTTAAACACGAAAGTAAATACTTTTCCTCGCATGTATTTGGTAGTACTTTAGCCGAACAACACGATGCTCCCGGTGGACTTCTTACTACAAATAGTAGAAGGAGAGGAAGTATTGATGATGCCTATTTTACAGGAATCTACAATACGATCAAACCTTGGGAACATTTTTGGATTGACCTTTATGCATTCGGTCTTCATAAAAAGTGGATTCCAGCGACAACACCTGCTTATCCTCTACCGAATGCGCAAATTACCACCGAGGATAGACAAAAACAAAGGGATAATATGTTAACGACCGGATTTCGTATCACAAATCGAACGAATAATAATACTTTGCCCAAAGGAAAATTTTGGGATTGGACAATTGAATCTGCATTTCAAACTGGAAAAAATGGAGAAATAATAAATGCTAGTTGGGATTACGCACAAGTAACCTATGATACAAAAAGAGTTTATAAAGAACGAGTTAGATATGACTCAAAGTTTATTTCGGCAGAATCTGGATTTTTAGTTTTACCAAGTTTACGTTTAGGATTAGGGTATACTTATGCCTCAGGAGATTCGAATCGAAACGATGGAGTATCTAGTACATGGAATCCTTTGTTCCCACAAATTGCCGGCACACTACCCTATTGGAATGTTATGAATGGACAATCAACAATGGTAGGTTTTCAAAACGTAAAATCGTATTCGATTCGTGCAAACTACAAAACGGAAAAATACGGCACATTTATATTAGCCGCTTACGATATACTAAAAGCTAAATCGCAAGATGCATGGTACAATGCTGCTGGTGGATCCGTAACAAATGGAAGCTCTGAAAATTTTGGGAACGAACGTTTTAAGTATAATGCGAATGCCCACTTAGGAAAAAGATTGTTTTACCAATATGATATAACTTGGGTTTATAATTACGGAGAACATGTTTCAATTTGGTCAGGATTTTCTCTCATACAAGCTCAAGATGCCGTTCGTAATATTCGCCAAGTGGGAGAAGCAAGCCGTTACAATTTTGAACCGACTTCTAGATACTTCTACTTTATGGTATCAGCCGTATTATAG
- the nrfH gene encoding cytochrome c nitrite reductase small subunit: MSQSKFPKSIALLIVTVSLGALVGLSAYTFYFAEGAAYLSDDPKVCANCHVMREHYDGWQKASHHANATCNGCHTPTNIIAKYISKANNGFWHSKGFTFYDYHEPIRIRESNRKILLENCVNCHQKFVSEIHTGNDDKSQLNCIHCHAAVGHGPTK, translated from the coding sequence ATGTCGCAAAGTAAATTTCCAAAATCCATCGCGTTACTTATAGTTACAGTTTCACTGGGAGCCTTGGTGGGACTTAGTGCCTACACGTTTTATTTTGCTGAAGGTGCGGCTTACCTTTCCGATGATCCCAAAGTATGTGCCAATTGTCATGTAATGCGCGAACACTATGACGGATGGCAAAAAGCCAGCCACCATGCAAACGCAACTTGTAATGGTTGCCACACTCCTACCAACATCATTGCTAAATATATTAGTAAGGCAAATAACGGTTTTTGGCATTCCAAAGGATTTACTTTTTACGACTATCATGAACCAATTCGCATCAGAGAATCGAATCGAAAAATTTTACTAGAAAATTGTGTTAATTGCCATCAAAAGTTTGTCTCCGAAATTCATACGGGTAACGACGATAAGTCACAATTAAATTGTATTCATTGCCATGCCGCTGTTGGACATGGACCAACCAAATAA
- a CDS encoding DEAD/DEAH box helicase, with translation MSLSAIQQKFLVDYNKLPELSKQILTVFSLAYFETNQTKMYDLVNSSPFKGFRHGTIKLETLKEHIQKLKQLSFLVLPDGKAYRCNPEIVELAARESLKNGIFKVAARTIEYAAETNHSISNSEIFALARIALYRGDKNLLAEVESIQKALESKHYFSSRPIEISNFEVLSCLIRPFDSEFIDSFVFHENHFEVLFIEVFLSSIQKSIPNVEAINFILELCKSSDKRLTPIIVDLACEHLILQGRFKEREEIQKLHAERNGLPVQLGNGVLAIVQDKVEEAHIQFDAGINILKKKEKKKSYIFYSYKSILYFFVLLKTGESENYRTALEYSEKISKDTKHPFRSAFLALYGLCQFVSRMETDPYKINFGYISSTTISFWELFPYAISLYWVNPRKIEQLLPYLQKSRSLAKKSGYKWMEMQLLDLIAKIEKSDHSPALILKQELNSFFLSDIIQEKPLWKTILNALSSLKSKSAVANKQLPNTRRLAWLIRFDTRNQICTGIQPVEQSYSKGGWTEGKPVALKRLKNEFSKIPFLTEQDIRVSSHIKVYSHAYYGGTEYQLLTSVLIDLVGHPFLFWDSSRTRLDLERGEPELSVTEESDTILKITLHPPNLEEDEKFALRLETPSRLKIIVFSPEHRQIAKILGSGSIKIPKEAKAQVIDAITNLSSSILIQSDIGGAESQTESVTALVTPYLHLLPYDAGLKVIAFCRPFAGEGPYYKPGKGGKNLIAEISGRKLSVSRNLVEEEKQLSELLRLCPTLNSNGSEGEWILEDVETCLDVLFELQRIQDKAIIEWPEGEKFKVKNQADISKFHMGIKKDNDWFSVTGSVDIGTEEVITMQTLLELLDQTPSRFIKMNDGSFLALTDTFRKQLDELKAYSEMTKDGLRFSPLIAPLINEMTSQAASLKADKAWKAQVAKLEELKDFKPELPNTFQASLRDYQREGFDWLARLSHWGVGACLADDMGLGKTIQSLAVLLTRAPMGPSLVIAPSSVCMNWHTESMRFGPTLNTIQFGGKNRDSIVRDLKPYDLLICSYGMIQQEDVAESLKSVDWQIIILDEAQAIKNMSTKRSQAVMNLKAGFRLLTTGTPIENHLGELWNLFRFLNPGLLGSMEKFNERFAIPIEKNKDKGARNRLKKLIQPFLLRRMKNQVLDELPEKTDITLQIQLSEKEKAFYEALRLSAIKKIANKEVPPGQKHLLILAEIMKLRRACCNTKLVEAKIDLPSSKFEAFTEILEELLENKHKALVFSQFVDHLNIIKKYLEEKKIPFQYLDGSTPMKDRKLRVDAFQSGQGEVFLISLKAGGTGLNLTAADYVIHMDPWWNPAVEDQASDRAHRIGQKRPVTVYRLVAKDTIEEKIVDLHKHKRDLADSLLEETDMSGKISADELLNLLKNG, from the coding sequence ATGAGCCTAAGCGCAATCCAACAGAAATTTTTAGTAGATTACAATAAACTTCCCGAATTGAGTAAGCAGATTCTAACTGTATTTTCTTTAGCTTATTTTGAAACGAATCAAACGAAAATGTATGATTTGGTAAATAGTTCTCCCTTTAAAGGGTTTAGACACGGAACTATAAAACTAGAAACACTCAAAGAGCATATTCAAAAGCTAAAGCAACTATCGTTCCTTGTTCTTCCTGACGGTAAGGCTTACAGGTGTAATCCGGAAATAGTGGAACTCGCTGCGAGGGAGTCCTTAAAAAACGGTATATTCAAAGTTGCCGCTCGAACTATTGAATATGCGGCTGAGACTAATCATAGTATTTCAAATAGCGAAATATTCGCTTTGGCTCGTATCGCCTTATATCGAGGGGATAAGAACTTATTAGCCGAAGTAGAGTCCATTCAAAAAGCATTAGAATCAAAGCATTATTTTAGTTCCAGACCAATCGAAATTTCAAATTTTGAAGTTTTATCCTGTTTGATTAGACCATTTGATTCTGAGTTCATTGATTCCTTCGTTTTTCATGAGAATCATTTTGAAGTTTTATTTATCGAAGTTTTTCTAAGTTCAATCCAAAAGTCGATTCCAAATGTCGAAGCAATTAATTTCATTTTAGAGCTATGTAAGTCTTCTGATAAGAGGCTAACACCTATTATAGTTGATTTGGCATGTGAGCATTTAATCTTACAAGGAAGATTTAAAGAAAGAGAAGAGATTCAAAAATTGCATGCTGAGAGAAATGGTTTGCCAGTTCAACTCGGCAATGGGGTTTTAGCAATTGTGCAAGATAAAGTGGAGGAAGCACATATTCAATTCGATGCGGGCATAAATATTTTGAAGAAAAAAGAGAAAAAGAAGAGTTATATCTTTTACTCCTACAAAAGTATTCTTTATTTTTTTGTGCTACTTAAAACAGGAGAGTCAGAGAATTACAGAACTGCTTTGGAGTATTCCGAAAAAATATCAAAAGATACAAAACATCCTTTTCGATCAGCTTTTCTTGCCCTTTACGGATTATGCCAATTTGTCTCTAGAATGGAAACCGATCCTTATAAAATAAATTTTGGTTATATTTCTTCTACTACCATTAGTTTCTGGGAATTATTTCCTTATGCTATTTCACTCTATTGGGTAAATCCTAGAAAAATTGAACAATTACTTCCCTATCTTCAAAAATCTCGATCCCTCGCCAAAAAATCGGGTTATAAATGGATGGAGATGCAATTACTTGATTTGATTGCTAAAATTGAAAAATCAGATCATTCTCCAGCCTTAATTCTAAAACAGGAATTAAATAGTTTTTTTTTATCTGATATAATTCAAGAGAAACCATTATGGAAAACAATCCTAAATGCTCTCAGCTCACTTAAATCTAAATCAGCTGTGGCTAATAAACAGTTGCCGAACACTAGGCGACTAGCTTGGTTAATACGATTCGATACAAGAAATCAAATTTGCACCGGAATACAACCGGTAGAACAATCGTATTCGAAAGGTGGTTGGACAGAAGGAAAACCGGTCGCACTTAAGAGACTGAAAAACGAATTTAGTAAAATACCTTTTTTAACAGAACAAGATATACGAGTCAGTTCTCATATCAAAGTTTACTCTCATGCCTACTATGGAGGAACCGAATACCAACTGCTGACCTCTGTTTTGATTGACTTAGTGGGGCACCCATTTTTGTTCTGGGATTCTTCGAGAACTCGTTTAGATTTAGAACGAGGAGAACCAGAGTTATCCGTAACAGAAGAGAGTGATACTATTTTAAAAATTACACTTCATCCTCCTAATTTGGAAGAGGATGAAAAATTTGCCCTACGCCTAGAAACTCCTTCTCGATTGAAGATAATTGTATTTTCCCCCGAACACCGGCAAATAGCAAAAATCCTCGGTAGTGGAAGTATAAAAATTCCGAAGGAAGCAAAAGCGCAAGTGATAGATGCCATTACAAATCTTTCTAGCTCAATCCTGATTCAGTCAGATATAGGCGGTGCAGAATCACAAACGGAGTCAGTGACGGCTTTAGTCACTCCATACTTACATCTTCTACCGTATGATGCGGGTTTGAAGGTAATAGCATTTTGCCGACCATTTGCAGGCGAAGGACCTTACTACAAACCAGGGAAAGGTGGTAAAAATTTAATCGCTGAAATCTCTGGAAGAAAACTAAGTGTAAGCAGAAATTTAGTTGAAGAAGAAAAACAACTGAGCGAATTATTGAGATTATGTCCTACGCTCAATTCAAATGGTTCTGAGGGGGAGTGGATTTTAGAAGATGTAGAGACTTGTTTGGACGTACTATTTGAATTGCAGAGAATCCAAGATAAAGCCATCATAGAATGGCCGGAAGGAGAAAAGTTCAAAGTAAAAAACCAAGCAGATATTTCTAAATTCCATATGGGAATTAAAAAAGACAACGACTGGTTCTCGGTCACTGGTTCAGTTGATATAGGAACGGAAGAAGTAATCACAATGCAAACCTTATTGGAATTGTTAGACCAAACACCAAGTCGATTTATTAAAATGAACGATGGGAGTTTTCTTGCGTTAACCGACACTTTCCGAAAACAACTAGATGAATTAAAAGCATACTCTGAAATGACGAAAGATGGATTGCGGTTTTCTCCGTTAATCGCTCCTCTGATAAATGAGATGACTTCTCAAGCCGCAAGCCTCAAAGCGGATAAGGCATGGAAGGCACAAGTAGCAAAATTAGAAGAACTAAAGGATTTTAAACCTGAACTCCCAAATACGTTTCAAGCAAGTCTCAGAGATTACCAAAGAGAAGGTTTCGATTGGTTAGCCCGACTTTCGCATTGGGGAGTGGGAGCCTGTCTCGCTGACGATATGGGACTTGGAAAAACAATTCAATCCCTCGCTGTATTACTGACGCGTGCTCCTATGGGTCCTAGTCTTGTAATTGCTCCGAGCTCAGTTTGTATGAATTGGCATACAGAGAGTATGCGCTTTGGACCTACCTTAAATACGATTCAATTTGGTGGAAAAAATAGAGATTCTATTGTGCGCGACTTAAAACCATATGATTTACTGATTTGTAGTTATGGAATGATCCAACAAGAAGATGTTGCAGAAAGTTTAAAGTCAGTAGACTGGCAGATTATTATTTTAGATGAAGCACAGGCGATCAAGAATATGTCTACCAAACGTTCACAAGCGGTAATGAATTTAAAAGCTGGTTTTCGACTTCTCACAACTGGAACTCCAATTGAAAATCATTTGGGAGAACTATGGAATTTATTTCGATTTTTAAATCCGGGGCTTTTAGGATCGATGGAAAAGTTTAACGAGCGTTTTGCGATACCGATTGAAAAAAACAAAGACAAAGGTGCACGTAATCGACTCAAAAAACTGATTCAACCTTTTTTATTAAGAAGAATGAAAAACCAAGTCTTAGATGAACTGCCGGAGAAAACAGACATTACCTTACAAATACAGTTGAGTGAAAAAGAAAAAGCATTTTACGAAGCATTAAGACTGAGTGCAATAAAAAAAATAGCAAATAAAGAAGTTCCCCCAGGACAAAAACATTTACTCATTCTCGCTGAGATAATGAAACTACGCCGCGCTTGCTGTAATACAAAATTGGTAGAGGCTAAGATAGATTTGCCTAGTTCTAAGTTTGAAGCATTTACAGAAATTTTAGAAGAACTTTTAGAAAATAAACACAAAGCACTCGTATTCAGTCAATTCGTAGATCATTTGAATATCATAAAAAAATACTTAGAAGAGAAAAAAATCCCTTTCCAATATCTAGATGGAAGTACTCCGATGAAAGACCGCAAACTTAGAGTAGACGCATTTCAATCTGGACAAGGAGAGGTTTTTCTCATTAGCCTAAAAGCTGGTGGAACTGGCCTAAATCTGACTGCGGCTGATTATGTAATCCACATGGACCCTTGGTGGAATCCTGCCGTCGAAGACCAAGCTTCTGACCGTGCGCATCGTATTGGTCAGAAACGACCCGTTACCGTCTATCGTCTCGTGGCTAAAGATACAATTGAAGAAAAAATCGTAGATCTCCACAAACACAAACGCGACCTAGCCGATAGTCTCTTAGAAGAAACAGACATGAGTGGTAAAATTTCAGCTGATGAACTGTTGAATTTGCTAAAGAACGGGTAA
- the nhaA gene encoding Na+/H+ antiporter NhaA gives MKITKLFNEFFESEKAGGLILIFCTLLSLVLANSGLGESYSHFWHLKLLGLSIEHWINDGLMAIFFLLIGLELEREVYIGELSNIKNALLPAFGAIGGILIPASIFMYFNFGTSTQSGAGIPMATDIAFALGILSLLGNRVPASLKIFLTALAVIDDLGAIIIIAIFYTKTLFWTNLLLALGIFAVLIVMNRLKVKSLIPYLIGGAAMWFFMLHSGVHATITGVLLAFAIPFGNGDEESTSYHLQHFLHKPVAFLILPIFALANTAIVLSSDIGQLMTQNYSLGITLGLVIGKPLGIFLLSFIAVSFGICKLPEDLNWKSILGAGFLGGIGFTMSIFITLLAFQDLSIINNAKFVILISSLIAGAIGFLMLKLTLTKQVNEII, from the coding sequence ATGAAAATTACAAAACTATTCAATGAGTTTTTTGAAAGTGAAAAAGCAGGTGGATTAATTCTCATTTTCTGCACGCTTCTATCTCTCGTCCTCGCCAATTCAGGTTTAGGCGAATCTTATAGTCATTTCTGGCATTTAAAACTTCTTGGTTTAAGCATAGAGCATTGGATCAATGATGGGCTAATGGCAATTTTCTTCTTGTTAATTGGATTGGAGTTAGAGAGAGAAGTATACATAGGAGAACTCTCTAATATAAAAAATGCACTACTTCCTGCTTTTGGTGCGATAGGTGGAATCCTTATTCCTGCTAGTATTTTTATGTACTTTAATTTTGGAACTTCCACTCAATCTGGGGCTGGAATTCCTATGGCTACTGATATCGCATTTGCACTTGGAATTTTATCCCTACTCGGAAATAGAGTTCCTGCTTCTTTAAAAATATTTTTAACTGCCTTGGCTGTAATAGATGATTTAGGGGCTATCATCATAATCGCTATTTTTTATACTAAAACATTATTTTGGACAAACCTTTTATTGGCATTGGGAATTTTTGCTGTGTTAATTGTAATGAATCGACTCAAAGTTAAAAGCCTGATTCCTTATTTAATTGGTGGTGCTGCTATGTGGTTTTTTATGCTTCACTCAGGCGTACATGCAACTATAACTGGAGTGCTACTCGCATTTGCTATACCTTTTGGAAATGGAGATGAAGAGTCTACATCATATCACTTACAACATTTTCTACACAAACCTGTTGCCTTTCTTATTTTACCTATCTTCGCACTTGCTAATACAGCAATCGTTTTAAGCTCGGACATAGGACAATTAATGACTCAAAACTACAGTTTAGGTATTACACTTGGTTTGGTGATTGGAAAACCATTAGGTATATTTCTACTATCGTTTATAGCAGTGAGTTTTGGGATTTGTAAACTTCCGGAAGATCTGAATTGGAAATCGATTTTGGGTGCTGGATTTTTAGGAGGAATTGGATTTACGATGTCGATTTTTATCACTCTACTTGCATTCCAAGATTTGAGCATTATAAACAATGCTAAGTTTGTAATTTTAATTTCCTCACTTATCGCAGGTGCTATTGGATTTTTAATGCTGAAACTTACACTTACAAAACAAGTAAACGAAATAATTTAA
- a CDS encoding ammonia-forming cytochrome c nitrite reductase subunit c552, with the protein MSWIESLLKKIESGDRKILIGLLSSVAVIVFAIMLLLGNILERKAEAKDHVFRIVNLTEDMTDPAEWGKNYPRQYDSYKRTVDVERTKHGGSEAYQKLDDDPLLRELFAGYAFGVDFREERGHAYMLQDQHETERVTKFKQPGACLHCHASVIPYYKSEGKKAGIPDNQKEAQIQKGFETVCAMDYKEAAKNVSHPVSCVDCHNTNTMQLEVNRPGFINGIRELAKSSAPTPHLPSIERWRKDGKKGDYDVNKMASRQEMRSFVCGQCHVEYYFKGPEKKLTYPWHNGLKVEQIEKYYDDVAWKDWEHKKSGAKVLKAQHPEFETWSQGIHARSGVSCSDCHMPYKREGAIKVSDHHVRSPMLNVAGSCETCHRYPEKEIKERVEIIQDRTKKLLLQAESVTVALIKDIEAAKGKGVSDSNLESARDFHRKAQWRVDFVAAENSMGFHAPGESLRILAEAIDYARQGQLSVQKNVK; encoded by the coding sequence ATGAGCTGGATAGAAAGTTTACTTAAAAAAATAGAAAGTGGGGATAGAAAAATCCTAATTGGATTGTTGTCATCAGTAGCAGTAATTGTTTTTGCAATAATGTTATTACTTGGAAACATCCTAGAAAGAAAAGCGGAAGCTAAAGATCATGTATTTCGAATAGTAAATCTCACTGAGGATATGACTGATCCAGCAGAATGGGGAAAAAATTACCCACGTCAATACGATAGTTACAAACGCACTGTAGATGTAGAAAGAACCAAACATGGTGGGAGTGAGGCTTACCAAAAGTTAGATGATGACCCTCTACTTCGGGAGTTATTTGCCGGTTATGCGTTTGGTGTTGACTTCAGAGAAGAACGCGGTCATGCCTATATGTTACAAGATCAACACGAAACCGAGCGGGTAACCAAGTTTAAACAACCGGGTGCTTGTTTGCATTGCCACGCTTCCGTAATACCTTATTATAAATCAGAAGGAAAAAAAGCAGGTATCCCTGACAATCAGAAAGAAGCTCAAATTCAAAAAGGATTTGAAACCGTTTGTGCAATGGATTATAAAGAAGCGGCCAAAAATGTATCTCATCCTGTTTCATGCGTAGACTGCCATAATACAAATACAATGCAGTTGGAAGTAAATCGTCCGGGGTTTATCAATGGTATCCGCGAACTCGCAAAATCATCTGCGCCTACTCCTCATTTGCCGAGCATTGAAAGATGGCGTAAAGATGGAAAGAAAGGCGACTACGATGTAAACAAAATGGCTTCCCGTCAAGAAATGCGTTCTTTTGTTTGTGGTCAGTGCCATGTAGAATACTATTTCAAAGGTCCAGAAAAGAAATTAACCTATCCTTGGCACAATGGACTCAAAGTAGAACAAATTGAAAAATACTATGACGATGTTGCCTGGAAAGACTGGGAACACAAAAAGTCAGGAGCAAAAGTATTAAAAGCACAACACCCTGAATTTGAAACTTGGAGCCAAGGAATTCACGCTCGAAGCGGTGTATCTTGCTCCGATTGTCATATGCCTTATAAAAGAGAAGGTGCAATCAAAGTAAGCGATCACCACGTCCGAAGCCCTATGTTAAATGTAGCTGGTTCTTGTGAGACTTGCCACCGTTATCCGGAAAAAGAAATCAAAGAAAGAGTGGAGATCATCCAAGACAGGACGAAAAAATTACTCCTACAGGCTGAAAGTGTTACAGTCGCATTGATTAAAGACATTGAAGCGGCTAAGGGCAAAGGTGTTAGTGATAGCAACTTAGAATCCGCCAGAGACTTCCATCGTAAAGCCCAGTGGAGAGTAGACTTCGTAGCGGCTGAAAACTCAATGGGATTTCACGCTCCAGGTGAATCATTACGAATTCTAGCAGAAGCAATTGATTATGCAAGACAAGGACAACTTTCGGTACAAAAAAATGTTAAATAA